From a region of the Paenibacillus lutimineralis genome:
- a CDS encoding hemolysin XhlA family protein: MDGGQTEVIQRLAIVETKVDNMDEKLDRAITANETAVEALSSAQSAHHRLDKIEDAQKWLWRTIAASIITIVVGAILTVIKLQGGA; this comes from the coding sequence ATGGACGGGGGACAAACTGAAGTGATTCAACGGTTGGCGATAGTAGAAACGAAGGTGGACAACATGGACGAGAAGCTTGATAGAGCGATCACGGCCAATGAAACGGCAGTAGAAGCTCTATCATCGGCGCAATCGGCTCACCACCGATTGGACAAGATCGAGGACGCCCAGAAGTGGTTGTGGCGCACTATTGCGGCGTCGATCATTACGATTGTCGTCGGAGCTATTTTAACGGTAATTAAATTGCAAGGAGGGGCTTAA
- a CDS encoding glycoside hydrolase family 25 protein, translating to MQARKSGNAQGIDVSHWNGTIDWPKVAASGISFAFIKATQNSVDKKFLENVKGAKAAGLLIGAYHYLDNSVTTADAAKAAAKKFYKAIQSAAVDFDLPPVLDYESKSGSLSVAGATTVAKAFLSEIERLTGVRPLLYTYPAFIGNFIGLSQYPLWIARYSTQAPVDASGWTRWTFWQYSDGQSGGKLPNGSRIVGGINGQVDLNEFDGSVAELRNKYGPKKEEAKVTKRDINKVSSWAAEDWKEATENGYFDGSRPGAPITREEAAIVINRLRNNFLKQKGGDVQ from the coding sequence ATGCAAGCACGTAAGTCAGGCAACGCACAGGGGATCGACGTATCACACTGGAACGGAACAATAGACTGGCCTAAAGTAGCGGCTAGCGGGATCTCCTTTGCTTTTATCAAGGCCACCCAGAACAGCGTTGACAAGAAGTTTCTTGAAAACGTTAAGGGGGCGAAAGCTGCCGGTCTTTTGATTGGCGCTTATCATTATTTGGATAACTCAGTTACTACGGCAGATGCTGCTAAGGCTGCAGCCAAGAAGTTCTATAAGGCAATCCAGTCAGCTGCAGTGGACTTTGATCTCCCTCCGGTACTGGATTATGAATCGAAATCAGGTAGCTTGAGCGTGGCTGGAGCTACTACGGTTGCAAAGGCTTTTCTAAGTGAAATTGAACGATTAACTGGAGTCAGGCCGCTCCTCTACACTTATCCGGCGTTCATTGGCAACTTCATCGGATTGAGCCAATACCCTCTCTGGATTGCAAGATATAGCACTCAAGCCCCTGTTGACGCATCCGGTTGGACTCGCTGGACATTCTGGCAATATAGCGACGGTCAAAGCGGAGGCAAGCTGCCTAATGGTTCGAGAATCGTAGGCGGGATTAATGGACAGGTGGATTTGAATGAATTCGATGGTTCCGTGGCTGAGCTGAGAAATAAATACGGTCCAAAGAAGGAGGAAGCAAAGGTGACTAAGCGAGATATTAACAAGGTCAGTTCATGGGCGGCTGAGGACTGGAAGGAAGCTACAGAAAACGGTTATTTTGATGGTAGTCGTCCAGGAGCGCCGATCACACGGGAGGAGGCGGCCATTGTGATTAATAGGCTGAGGAATAACTTCCTGAAGCAGAAGGGAGGCGACGTGCAGTGA
- a CDS encoding phage holin: protein MNKKRWRNYALWVSIVSQVLLLLQLIGHLTGLFDLTDVMKQDLLTVADVLLGLLATLGIISNPTKPDSGGYNL, encoded by the coding sequence ATGAACAAGAAAAGATGGCGTAACTACGCATTATGGGTCAGTATCGTATCACAGGTGTTATTGCTTTTGCAGCTTATTGGCCATTTGACAGGACTGTTTGACTTAACCGATGTAATGAAGCAGGACCTACTTACCGTGGCCGATGTGCTGCTTGGATTGTTGGCTACGCTCGGGATTATTTCTAATCCAACCAAGCCAGATAGCGGCGGGTATAACCTATAG
- a CDS encoding sporulation protein YjcZ, protein MGEAVGGVGYGGYGGGLFTSTAAILVLFILLVIVSKTFLY, encoded by the coding sequence ATGGGCGAAGCAGTTGGCGGTGTAGGCTATGGTGGCTATGGAGGAGGACTATTTACATCAACAGCGGCAATTTTAGTACTCTTCATTCTGCTTGTTATCGTTTCAAAGACATTTCTATATTAA
- a CDS encoding SOS response-associated peptidase, translating to MCGRFTITAPIEDIMIQYYVDKNTNINYKPIYNAAPMQYVPAIVQGKDGNRLGELRWGLVPNWAKDSKIGSKMINARAETIMEKPSFNRLLSSRRCVIPSDGFYEWQQRNGSKQPYRITLKGESLFSFAGLYDIWADAEGNKLSTCTIITTEPNSLMAEIHNRMPVILRREDQSEWLDRGNTDVSSLLRLLLPYEADKMRAYPVSSAVGNVRNNYAELLNEISH from the coding sequence ATGTGCGGACGCTTTACTATCACGGCCCCTATCGAGGACATAATGATACAGTACTACGTCGATAAAAATACAAATATAAACTATAAACCCATATATAACGCGGCCCCAATGCAGTATGTTCCTGCCATTGTTCAAGGTAAGGATGGAAATAGGCTAGGAGAGCTGCGCTGGGGGCTCGTCCCAAATTGGGCTAAAGATTCGAAAATCGGCAGCAAGATGATTAACGCTCGCGCCGAGACTATCATGGAAAAGCCTTCGTTCAATCGCCTGTTGTCATCCCGACGTTGTGTGATCCCATCTGATGGGTTTTATGAGTGGCAGCAGCGTAATGGATCGAAACAGCCTTATAGAATTACGTTGAAGGGTGAGAGCCTTTTTTCCTTTGCAGGCCTTTACGATATATGGGCGGACGCAGAAGGAAACAAGTTATCAACTTGCACGATAATCACCACTGAACCAAATAGCCTCATGGCCGAGATACACAATCGTATGCCGGTGATCCTTCGTCGGGAAGACCAATCAGAGTGGCTTGATCGTGGGAATACGGATGTATCATCGCTACTAAGACTATTACTTCCGTATGAAGCAGATAAGATGCGAGCCTACCCAGTGTCGTCCGCAGTTGGCAACGTAAGAAATAATTATGCGGAGTTGTTAAATGAAATAAGCCATTAA
- a CDS encoding YolD-like family protein, which translates to MAGLLDDGGIWERSFILPEHKEAMKRQSREATRKTRPVLDVQELEQIQLVLSESFHEHKRITLRLYDEYEDVEISGIVTVIQTYRREIKFATTPGEWQWIRIDDILGVYL; encoded by the coding sequence ATGGCGGGCCTACTTGATGACGGGGGGATATGGGAGCGAAGCTTTATCTTGCCGGAACATAAGGAAGCAATGAAACGTCAAAGTCGGGAGGCAACAAGGAAGACAAGGCCGGTCCTGGATGTTCAAGAGTTGGAGCAGATCCAGCTGGTGTTGTCAGAATCGTTTCATGAGCATAAGCGAATCACGCTCCGATTGTATGATGAATATGAGGACGTAGAGATCAGCGGCATCGTGACAGTGATCCAAACATATCGTCGAGAGATCAAATTTGCCACAACTCCAGGGGAATGGCAGTGGATTAGGATAGATGATATTTTGGGTGTATATTTATAA
- a CDS encoding YerC/YecD family TrpR-related protein encodes MLIDELKGKALDEFVEGILTLETKEECYAFFDDLCTVNEIKTLVQRFQVAKMLYNNNTYSKIESDAGASTATISRVKRSLYHGNNSYELMFSRMHNNPESNKKTD; translated from the coding sequence ATGCTTATTGATGAATTAAAAGGTAAAGCATTGGATGAATTTGTAGAAGGCATCCTAACTTTAGAGACAAAAGAGGAGTGCTATGCTTTCTTTGATGATCTATGTACTGTTAATGAAATAAAGACATTAGTCCAACGTTTTCAAGTTGCAAAAATGCTATATAACAATAATACGTACAGTAAGATTGAATCGGATGCAGGAGCGAGTACAGCTACCATCTCTCGTGTGAAAAGATCTCTGTACCACGGAAATAACAGCTATGAACTGATGTTCAGCCGCATGCATAACAACCCTGAGTCCAACAAGAAGACAGATTAA
- a CDS encoding acyl carrier protein, whose translation MYDKIVDILCAIKEDQPELRHSLSLNTDLNNDVGLDSLQMIQFMLKVEDQLNVVIDYDQFDYEHLHSIDAFISFLKSCQPQEQPLYEDVNQ comes from the coding sequence ATGTACGATAAAATCGTAGACATTTTATGTGCTATTAAAGAAGACCAACCGGAACTCCGCCATTCTCTTTCCCTTAATACGGATTTAAACAATGATGTAGGCCTCGATTCTTTGCAAATGATCCAGTTTATGCTCAAAGTCGAAGATCAGTTGAACGTGGTCATTGACTATGACCAATTCGATTATGAGCATCTCCACTCGATTGATGCTTTTATCTCTTTTTTGAAGAGCTGCCAGCCGCAAGAGCAGCCGTTGTACGAAGATGTCAACCAGTAA
- a CDS encoding radical SAM protein, with amino-acid sequence MQPKTTVAFDQVTFSNMKRTLIPLAETGRKRREDPTYAAPVPYEIGIKLNNGCNLRCKHCFEWNPDGFHHDFTREVKNDEIEIPVVEKLLEETRERKSRVFLWGGEPLFYSKFDELAELLAREDRYTTICTNAILIEQKLDSILKMSENLVMLVSLEGFEKENDAIRGKGTFKKVIHAIQLLLDLQKEGVYKGKVSVALTVNDQMVSQLYNFMEFFEEMGVDSVYFCFPWYIPSDTAEKMDNYFDAHFPHLASRLENGHKNSWHSFTFHISPDNFDTLVEELRRVNSRAWNVRIRYQPALEPEEVEGFIRGSEKTAMNRTKCFAISNRMDVMPDGKVNPCKFFPEFSVGNLYEESVADIFHGEDLRKQRETLACGLMPICSKCVLLYNNGV; translated from the coding sequence ATGCAGCCGAAAACAACAGTTGCGTTTGACCAAGTGACATTCAGCAATATGAAAAGAACTCTGATTCCATTGGCGGAAACAGGAAGGAAACGCCGGGAAGATCCGACTTACGCGGCTCCCGTGCCTTACGAGATCGGAATCAAGCTCAATAACGGCTGCAATTTGCGCTGCAAGCACTGTTTTGAATGGAATCCAGACGGCTTTCATCATGACTTTACCAGAGAAGTGAAAAACGATGAAATCGAGATTCCCGTCGTGGAGAAGCTGCTAGAAGAGACAAGAGAACGCAAGTCGCGCGTATTTCTATGGGGCGGGGAGCCGCTGTTCTACTCCAAGTTCGATGAACTAGCGGAGCTGCTAGCTAGAGAAGACCGCTATACGACCATTTGTACAAACGCGATTCTCATTGAACAGAAGCTAGACTCCATTCTGAAGATGTCGGAAAATCTGGTCATGCTGGTCAGCCTGGAAGGTTTCGAGAAGGAGAATGACGCGATTCGGGGCAAAGGCACGTTCAAGAAAGTAATCCATGCGATACAACTGTTGCTGGATTTGCAGAAGGAGGGCGTGTACAAAGGCAAAGTTTCCGTAGCTCTGACAGTGAATGACCAGATGGTCAGTCAACTCTATAACTTTATGGAATTTTTCGAAGAGATGGGAGTTGACTCCGTATACTTTTGCTTCCCTTGGTATATTCCTTCCGATACGGCAGAGAAAATGGACAACTACTTCGATGCTCATTTCCCGCACCTTGCCTCCCGCTTAGAGAACGGCCATAAAAATAGCTGGCACTCCTTTACGTTCCATATTTCACCGGACAATTTCGACACGCTGGTTGAAGAACTTAGGCGAGTTAATTCCCGCGCATGGAATGTACGCATCCGCTATCAGCCGGCGCTAGAGCCTGAAGAGGTGGAAGGATTTATTCGGGGCAGCGAGAAGACAGCCATGAACCGGACGAAGTGCTTCGCGATCTCGAATCGGATGGACGTGATGCCTGATGGCAAAGTGAATCCTTGTAAATTCTTCCCCGAATTTAGTGTTGGCAATTTGTACGAAGAGAGCGTGGCGGATATATTTCACGGCGAAGATCTCCGGAAACAGCGAGAGACTTTGGCCTGCGGTCTGATGCCGATTTGTTCGAAGTGCGTATTGCTATATAATAATGGAGTTTAA
- a CDS encoding ABC transporter ATP-binding protein: protein MDYIRVRELHKSFVYYRKEAGLRNSLKNLFARKSLVKEAVKSVSFDIGPGECVGFLGPNGAGKTTTLKMLSGILYPTSGEANVLGYVPWERKNEFKRLFSIVMGQKNQLWWDLPAIESIYLNKCIYDVADDIYRRSLDELSEMLDVQELLNVQVRRLSLGERMKMELIAALIHRPRLLYLDEPTIGLDFPSQKKVREFLKYYNEQFGATILLTSHYMKDVEDLCKRTIIINEGSLLYDGDLHKINDLFGERKIIRLRFSEPVATLQLAKFGKVVMEDEYNAVLELPKYLLKEVSRAVLDSFPTVDWTIEDVPIEESISMLYHKESVG from the coding sequence ATGGACTATATCCGTGTGAGGGAGCTCCACAAATCATTCGTGTATTATCGAAAAGAAGCAGGGCTTAGGAACTCACTAAAAAATTTATTTGCTCGAAAGTCTCTGGTGAAGGAAGCGGTTAAATCCGTTTCCTTCGACATTGGTCCCGGCGAGTGTGTTGGATTTCTCGGACCAAACGGAGCAGGGAAGACCACGACGCTCAAAATGTTATCTGGCATTTTGTATCCGACAAGCGGGGAGGCTAATGTCCTTGGCTATGTGCCATGGGAGCGCAAAAATGAGTTCAAACGGCTTTTCTCCATTGTGATGGGCCAGAAAAACCAGCTTTGGTGGGATCTTCCCGCTATTGAGTCCATTTATTTGAACAAATGTATTTATGATGTAGCAGATGATATTTACCGACGGAGTCTTGACGAACTATCGGAAATGCTTGATGTTCAGGAACTTCTGAACGTACAAGTACGCCGGCTTTCCCTGGGAGAACGGATGAAAATGGAATTGATCGCGGCACTAATCCACCGGCCTCGGTTGCTTTATCTTGACGAGCCGACGATCGGCCTTGATTTTCCCTCCCAAAAGAAGGTCAGGGAGTTTCTGAAATACTATAATGAGCAATTCGGCGCAACGATCTTGCTGACGAGCCATTACATGAAAGATGTAGAGGATCTGTGCAAACGGACGATCATCATTAACGAAGGAAGTCTTCTCTATGACGGGGATCTTCACAAAATCAACGATCTTTTTGGCGAGCGGAAAATAATAAGGCTGCGGTTCTCCGAACCCGTTGCCACGCTGCAGTTGGCCAAATTCGGGAAAGTCGTCATGGAAGACGAATACAACGCCGTTCTAGAGCTGCCTAAGTACCTATTGAAGGAAGTATCGCGCGCAGTGCTCGATTCGTTTCCAACTGTTGACTGGACGATTGAAGATGTGCCGATTGAGGAGAGCATTTCAATGCTCTACCACAAGGAATCTGTCGGATGA
- a CDS encoding ABC transporter permease: protein MNRRKLYTAIFSMGVQHSMEYRFHFFLSLIGAAFPILVQYFIWTAVYRNSGQSALFSYSYGQIILYTILAGLVSKLISTQFEQQIADDIKNGGLNKYLIKPVSYFGYRLASFFGQKVIYYGITALLLVGIIWIASTRGVLEVQAIRLVVFTFTLWGALLLNFLIVYCICASAFYLHEISYFFVITGLLVNILSGGMFPLEIFGESVVKVLEYTPFPYTIYFPVNVLSGKTEAVGMYQGLLIQCGWILLFFGLSRLTWRVSMKKYSAVGG from the coding sequence ATGAACAGGCGTAAATTATACACGGCTATATTTTCGATGGGCGTCCAGCATTCCATGGAATACCGATTTCATTTCTTCCTCAGTCTTATCGGGGCTGCATTTCCAATTCTTGTCCAGTATTTTATCTGGACTGCGGTGTATCGCAATTCCGGTCAGTCGGCGCTGTTCTCGTATTCATACGGACAAATTATTCTGTATACCATCTTGGCGGGATTGGTGTCCAAGCTGATCTCTACCCAGTTTGAACAACAGATTGCAGATGATATCAAAAATGGTGGTCTTAATAAGTATTTAATTAAACCGGTCAGCTACTTCGGGTATCGGCTGGCGTCCTTTTTCGGTCAGAAAGTGATCTATTACGGGATTACAGCTTTGCTGCTCGTCGGAATAATCTGGATCGCATCTACCAGGGGGGTGCTTGAAGTCCAGGCGATACGTCTGGTTGTATTTACCTTCACACTCTGGGGAGCGCTTCTGCTTAACTTTCTTATCGTCTATTGCATCTGTGCCAGTGCTTTTTATCTACATGAAATCTCCTATTTTTTCGTCATTACAGGTCTGCTTGTCAATATTTTGAGCGGAGGTATGTTTCCGTTAGAGATATTTGGGGAGTCGGTTGTGAAGGTGCTTGAGTATACGCCGTTTCCATATACGATCTATTTCCCAGTCAATGTCCTTAGTGGCAAGACGGAAGCGGTGGGGATGTATCAGGGTCTACTCATTCAATGTGGATGGATTTTGCTGTTCTTCGGACTCTCCCGTCTGACGTGGCGGGTTTCCATGAAGAAATATTCGGCGGTCGGGGGGTAG
- a CDS encoding ABC transporter permease, whose protein sequence is MRKYARLYGMFIKNCLIAQMEFRGNFMMSLIVESVYLIAKLLYVLVVFRTDLHVEGIPPEGLLLFIGMHTVVTGIYVGLFFTNFMKIPEYIKDGSLDLMLTKPVSLQFMASLRYVDLALPIPDILVGLVMIGIGWHAMAIPLMFPQLAGFALLLLVSIVITYCLMIIPALLSFWFVQTGSVSEIAHSVWDANNFPMYIYPAWVRRIGTFIIPLFLITNFGPMFLLGQLSWLHVGLSLAGSLLLFAAVRLFWKRAVREYSSASS, encoded by the coding sequence ATGAGAAAATACGCGCGCCTGTACGGCATGTTTATCAAAAATTGCCTCATCGCCCAGATGGAGTTTCGTGGCAATTTTATGATGAGCCTGATTGTCGAATCCGTCTATTTGATCGCCAAGTTGTTGTATGTGCTGGTCGTGTTTCGCACGGATCTTCACGTAGAGGGTATACCGCCAGAAGGACTGCTCCTATTTATAGGCATGCATACTGTGGTGACCGGAATCTATGTAGGTCTATTTTTTACAAATTTCATGAAAATTCCGGAGTATATCAAAGACGGATCGCTTGATTTAATGCTGACAAAGCCGGTTTCCCTTCAATTTATGGCTTCCTTGCGTTACGTCGATCTGGCGTTACCGATCCCCGATATTCTGGTCGGGTTGGTCATGATCGGAATCGGCTGGCATGCGATGGCTATTCCGCTTATGTTCCCGCAACTCGCAGGGTTTGCGCTACTGCTACTAGTCTCGATTGTCATCACATACTGCTTGATGATCATCCCGGCGCTGCTTTCCTTCTGGTTCGTCCAGACGGGTTCTGTGTCAGAGATTGCACATTCTGTCTGGGACGCCAACAATTTTCCTATGTATATTTATCCGGCATGGGTCCGTCGGATCGGCACCTTCATCATTCCTCTGTTTCTTATTACAAATTTTGGACCGATGTTCCTGCTCGGACAGCTCAGTTGGCTTCACGTAGGACTGTCACTGGCTGGTTCGCTTCTGCTCTTCGCAGCCGTACGGCTCTTCTGGAAGCGGGCTGTGAGGGAATACAGCAGCGCAAGCAGTTAG
- a CDS encoding uridine kinase family protein, translating to MTPIILGIAGGSGSGKSTYCEILVKELKDYQVAVISTDDFYKNDLPKMISPVSNVEYDDFNHPDALDYNKLMEYINNLLSTKNHPEVVILEGIFTLYFEEIREMLDLKIFVDLDSDERMYRRISRNVKTWGMDFEEVATYYLDAAKHREIEFVLRTKNFADLVINGNQLEGISKNIICSWISSMIRK from the coding sequence TTGACACCTATTATTCTAGGAATTGCGGGCGGCTCGGGCAGTGGTAAATCAACTTACTGCGAAATTTTAGTAAAAGAACTTAAAGATTATCAAGTAGCTGTTATCTCAACAGATGATTTCTATAAAAATGATTTGCCAAAGATGATATCGCCTGTATCCAATGTGGAATACGACGATTTTAACCATCCAGATGCATTGGACTATAACAAGTTAATGGAATACATAAACAACTTACTGAGTACTAAAAATCATCCTGAAGTAGTAATCTTAGAAGGCATTTTCACACTTTACTTTGAAGAGATAAGAGAAATGTTAGATTTAAAGATCTTTGTTGATCTTGATTCAGATGAACGTATGTATCGAAGGATAAGCAGAAATGTGAAAACTTGGGGCATGGATTTTGAGGAAGTTGCAACATATTACCTAGATGCTGCAAAACATAGAGAAATAGAATTTGTACTGCGTACTAAAAATTTTGCTGATTTAGTCATTAATGGCAACCAACTAGAGGGCATATCGAAAAATATTATCTGTAGTTGGATAAGTAGTATGATAAGGAAATGA
- a CDS encoding CPBP family intramembrane glutamic endopeptidase — protein sequence MERSYGLQPPIRFSIKSLAGFIVIFLIWQGGTLLWLNLLNALIPATRSGLPSLITLYLSFVFLILGVFIITRYFFKIPFRIFLFEGKRPDFRKFVIYFLWYLFALILYLLVDIGVHSQAFTLHFDPLPWLGVLIVTAPLILVQSSAEEILFRGYMFRMFRSLRGGVFWSIFVTSLTFALIHGFNPEMLSYGIFGPLYYLLGAFFLGFVAYHTNGLAAPIGIHFATNIFNTSIWGYGSSTLENMGLQSIVYRHTLDMPFAFFGIFAIVISYGAFQFFKYKRNRS from the coding sequence ATGGAAAGAAGTTATGGTCTTCAACCTCCGATAAGGTTCAGTATCAAATCTTTAGCAGGATTCATCGTCATTTTTTTGATTTGGCAAGGTGGCACTTTATTATGGTTAAATCTACTTAATGCTTTGATTCCCGCTACTCGCTCAGGATTACCTAGTCTAATCACGCTTTATTTGTCCTTTGTTTTCCTGATTCTCGGAGTCTTCATTATCACCAGATATTTCTTCAAGATTCCTTTTAGAATATTTTTGTTTGAAGGTAAAAGGCCCGATTTCCGGAAGTTTGTAATTTATTTTCTATGGTATTTATTTGCACTTATCCTGTATTTGCTTGTCGATATAGGCGTGCATTCTCAAGCTTTTACGCTTCATTTTGATCCGCTTCCTTGGTTAGGTGTACTCATTGTTACCGCTCCTTTGATTTTGGTTCAGAGCTCTGCTGAAGAGATTTTGTTCAGAGGCTACATGTTCCGTATGTTCAGATCATTAAGAGGCGGTGTATTCTGGTCCATCTTCGTCACTTCCCTAACCTTTGCCCTGATCCATGGTTTTAACCCCGAAATGCTAAGCTACGGGATTTTTGGACCGTTGTATTACCTGCTGGGGGCATTCTTTCTGGGATTCGTTGCTTACCACACCAATGGTCTGGCTGCTCCCATCGGGATCCATTTTGCTACGAACATTTTTAATACATCCATTTGGGGGTATGGGTCTTCGACATTGGAAAACATGGGGCTGCAAAGCATTGTATACCGCCACACGCTAGATATGCCGTTTGCATTCTTTGGGATTTTTGCTATCGTTATCTCATATGGTGCTTTTCAATTTTTCAAGTATAAAAGGAACCGTTCATAA
- a CDS encoding TetR/AcrR family transcriptional regulator: MTRRRLPAEEAKTIILNHAKLLFIEKGYDRATMDDLCASTQMSKGNLYHHFKNKEVLFLQLLAQHAEQMSQKWLRSMEHSTSPSEQLLEMADLFGRDCESPLIQALEEYARTLSSESESLATLREITEVAYCAIRQVLQTGLDQGVFINEDIETLSFGVMSTLTGATQLCLTMPNLSGDEYAALHVKAIKLLLKGISIDDSN, from the coding sequence ATGACTAGAAGACGATTGCCGGCAGAAGAAGCAAAAACGATTATTTTAAACCATGCCAAGTTGTTATTTATCGAAAAAGGTTATGATCGAGCTACAATGGACGACTTATGTGCATCGACACAGATGAGTAAAGGCAATTTGTATCATCATTTTAAAAATAAAGAGGTGCTCTTTCTCCAATTGCTTGCCCAGCATGCCGAACAAATGTCGCAAAAGTGGCTTCGTTCGATGGAGCATTCCACGTCTCCCAGCGAGCAGTTGCTTGAAATGGCTGATTTATTCGGAAGAGATTGTGAAAGTCCATTAATCCAAGCACTCGAAGAGTATGCCAGAACACTTTCTAGCGAATCCGAATCATTGGCTACATTGAGAGAGATCACAGAAGTAGCCTATTGTGCAATAAGACAAGTGCTGCAAACAGGGCTTGACCAAGGCGTTTTTATTAATGAAGATATCGAAACGTTGAGTTTTGGTGTAATGTCTACATTGACTGGAGCAACGCAGCTCTGTCTAACGATGCCAAATCTAAGCGGGGACGAATATGCAGCACTGCATGTCAAGGCAATCAAGCTGCTATTAAAGGGAATCTCGATTGATGATTCCAACTAA
- a CDS encoding Rrf2 family transcriptional regulator — MKFSKATDYALHTMLFLTAATAQKPIGVQQLAERQKVSPTYLSKILTKLVKADMIESITGVNGGYRLKRNWENISFLDIIHAIEGSASLFDCSFNHGPGCPIQMVVLSAEEKMEEQLRNQKMSDLVKEHNIVI; from the coding sequence ATGAAGTTTTCCAAGGCTACCGATTATGCTCTTCATACGATGCTCTTTCTAACTGCGGCGACTGCCCAAAAACCAATAGGTGTACAGCAATTGGCTGAACGACAAAAGGTGTCGCCAACCTATTTGTCCAAAATACTGACCAAGTTGGTGAAGGCGGACATGATCGAATCGATAACGGGGGTGAATGGCGGTTATCGACTCAAACGAAATTGGGAAAATATTTCGTTCCTAGATATTATCCATGCGATTGAAGGCTCGGCCTCCTTGTTCGATTGCAGTTTTAATCATGGACCAGGATGCCCGATTCAAATGGTGGTGTTATCAGCAGAAGAGAAGATGGAAGAACAATTGAGAAATCAGAAAATGTCTGATCTTGTGAAGGAACATAATATCGTCATCTGA
- a CDS encoding DinB family protein, whose amino-acid sequence MDVFESQYDLIQRTRESLFRYCEILSPADYVKEVESLGGNSIRSLHAHVADCYQVWLGIRALGKSLPKIKPESVDNVQEMREVFKKTDALVHEFLNEFKDKWDPTIQAPWQSDSVELTELWLFTHTITHEFHHRGQIVKIGRQLGYIPPKMNLVKP is encoded by the coding sequence ATGGATGTATTCGAAAGCCAGTACGATTTGATTCAACGCACAAGGGAATCACTATTTCGTTATTGCGAAATTTTGTCCCCCGCAGATTATGTTAAAGAAGTTGAATCATTAGGCGGAAATTCTATTCGCAGTCTGCATGCACATGTAGCCGATTGTTATCAGGTATGGTTGGGGATTCGTGCCCTTGGTAAATCACTTCCCAAAATAAAACCAGAATCCGTTGACAATGTACAGGAAATGCGTGAAGTTTTTAAGAAAACGGATGCCCTGGTTCATGAATTTCTGAATGAATTTAAAGACAAATGGGATCCTACCATTCAAGCACCCTGGCAGAGTGACAGTGTAGAGTTAACCGAATTATGGCTTTTCACGCACACCATCACCCACGAATTTCATCATAGAGGGCAAATTGTAAAAATAGGCAGGCAACTCGGGTATATTCCACCTAAAATGAACCTCGTTAAACCTTAG